In Scophthalmus maximus strain ysfricsl-2021 chromosome 5, ASM2237912v1, whole genome shotgun sequence, a single window of DNA contains:
- the LOC118310724 gene encoding activin receptor type-2B-like, with amino-acid sequence MSFSWLTCSLLLGTLCAGYSLGEAETRECVYYNDNWRTERTNQSGFERCEGEKDKRLHCYASWLNSSGTIKLVKKGCWLDDFNCYDRQECVSMEENPQVFFCCCEGNYCNERFTHLPDMIGIGNRVKIQPPTRVPSLLNVLVYSLLPLCVLSLALVLALWMYRHRKPPYGHVDLSEDPGPTPPSPLVGLKPLQLLEIKARGRFGCVWKAQLMSEYVAVKIFPVQDKQSWQNERDIFVTPGMRHENLLRYIAAEKHGSNLETELWLITEFHERGSLTDHLKGNTVTWNELCHIAESMSRGLAYLHEDIPSYKGEGPKPTIAHRDFKSKNVMLRDDLTAIIGDFGLAVRFEPGKPPGDTHGQVGTRRYMAPEVLEGAINFQRDSFLRIDMYAMGLVLWELVTRCTEADGATGEYMLPFEEEIGQHPSLEDLQDVVVHKKMRPAIKECWLKHPGLSQMSETIEECWDHDAEARLSAGCVEERIGQIGRLISSTTSDSPVCIVTSLTNEDLPPKESST; translated from the exons ATGTCTTTTTCATGGCTGACTTGTTCACTTCTTCTGGGAACTTTGTGCGCAG GGTACAGTCTGGGCGAAGCGGAGACCCGGGAGTGTGTGTACTACAATGACAACTGGCGCACGGAGAGGACCAACCAGAGCGGCTTCGAGCGCTGCGAGGGGGAGAAGGACAAGCGGCTGCACTGTTACGCCTCCTGGCTCAACTCCTCAGGGACCATCAAGTTGGTGAAGAAAGGCTGCTGGCTGGACGACTTCAACTGCTATGACAG GCAAGAGTGTGTGTCCATGGAGGAAAACCCTCAggtcttcttctgctgctgcgagGGCAACTACTGCAATGAGCGGTTCACCCACCTTCCTGACATGATTGGCATTGGCAACCGAG TGAAAATCCAGCCTCCGACCCGAGTGCCGTCCCTGCTCAACGTGCTGGTCTACTccctgctgcctctgtgtgtgctgtCCCTGGCCCTGGTACTGGCCTTGTGGATGTACCGCCACCGCAAACCTCCCTACGGCCACGTAGACCTGAGCGAG GATCCAGGACccactcctccatcccccttGGTGGGTCTGAAacctctgcagctgctggaaatCAAAGCTCGGGGGCGTTTCGGCTGTGTGTGGAAGGCCCAGTTGATGAGCGAATATGTCGCTGTAAAGATCTTCCCTGTTCAG GATAAGCAGTCGTGGCAAAATGAGCGGGACATTTTCGTGACTCCGGGGATGCGACATGAAAACCTCCTGCGGTACATCGCCGCGGAAAAACATGGAAGCAACCTGGAGACGGAGCTGTGGCTCATCACAGAGTTTCATGAGAGG ggCTCACTGACAGACCACCTGAAGGGTAACACTGTGACCTGGAATGAGCTGTGTCACATAGCAGAGAGCATGTCCCGCGGCTTGGCCTACCTCCATGAGGACATTCCCAGCTACAAGGGAGAGGGGCCAAAACCCACTATTGCACACAG GGACTTCAAGAGTAAGAATGTGATGCTTCGCGACGACTTGACTGCGATCATTGGAGACTTTGGGCTCGCCGTACGATTCGAACCAGGAAAACCTCCCGGAGACACTCACGGCCAG GTGGGTACGAGGCGTTACATGGCCCCTGAGGTGCTGGAGGGGGCCATCAACTTCCAGCGAGACTCCTTCTTGAGGATAGACATGTATGCCATGGGCTTGGTGCTGTGGGAGCTGGTGACCCGCTGCACGGAGGCCGACG GTGCTACCGGCGAGTACATGCTGCCGTTCGAGGAGGAAATAGGCCAGCACCCCTCCCTGGAGGATCTGCAGGATGTGGTCGTGCACAAGAAGATGCGTCCAGCCATCAAGGAGTGCTGGCTCAAACATCCT GGGTTGAGCCAGATGTCGGAGACCATAGAGGAATGCTGGGACCACGACGCGGAGGCACGGTTATCGGCCGGCTGCGTCGAGGAGCGCATCGGCCAAATCGGCAGGTTGATCAGCAGCACTACCTCAGACAGCCCCGTCTGCATTGTCACGTCTCTCACCAACGAGGACCTTCCTCCCAAAGAGTCCAGCACCTGA
- the ly97.3 gene encoding secreted protein of Ly-6 domain 1, with amino-acid sequence MKLLVLALTVALLFTAGEALDCHRCVPKKAGGTCETTVETCRPEKDGCAAARFLRAPHGHYQKCMALSDCETLKMNAFINMKCCGDDMCNTFEDSV; translated from the exons ATGAAGTTGTTGGTCTTGGCTTTAACCGTCGCCCTGCTGTTTACAGCCG GCGAGGCGCTCGACTGCCACCGCTGTGTCCCCAAAAAGGCCGGGGGGACCTGCGAGACCACCGTGGAGACGTGTCGACCAGAGAAGGACGGCTGCGCTGCTGCCAGGTTCCTCAGAGCCCCGC ATGGCCATTACCAGAAATGCATGGCCCTGTCGGACTGCGAAACGCTGAAGATGAACGCCTTCATCAACATGAAGTGTTGCGGCGACGACATGTGCAACACATTTGAAGATTCGGTGTGA
- the LOC118310726 gene encoding gamma-crystallin N-A gives MSQFSGKIVFYEGKCFTGRKLEICSDCDNFQDRGFMNRVNSVRVESGAFVCFDHPDFKGQQYILEHGEYPEFQRWNAHNDHMGSCKPIRMHGEHYRMELFDGDNFTGQCVELCDDCPFLQARGLAKNCINSLRVYGDGAWVLYEEPNYRGRMYIVERGNYGSHMEWQAENPNVQSVRRVANYF, from the exons ATGTCTCAGTTCTCAGGAAAG ATCGTGTTCTACGAGGGAAAATGTTTCACCGGGCGGAAGCTGGAGATCTGCAGCGACTGCGACAACTTCCAGGACCGGGGCTTCATGAACAGGGTCAACTCTGTCCGCGTGGAGAGCGGGGCCTTCGTCTGCTTCGACCACCCGGACTTCAAGGGTCAACAGTACATTCTGGAGCACGGAGAGTACCCCGAGTTCCAGCGCTGGAATGCCCACAATGATCACATGGGCTCCTGCAAGCCAATCAGGAtg CACGGAGAACACTACAGGATGGAGCTGTTTGACGGAGACAACTTCACAGGCCAGTGTGTGGAGCTGTGCGACGACTGTCCGTTCCTGCAGGCGCGAGGCCTGGCCAAGAACTGCATCAACTCCCTCAGGGTTTACGGAGACGGAGC CTGGGTGCTGTACGAGGAGCCCAACTACCGTGGCCGCATGTACATTGTGGAGAGGGGAAACTACGGCTCCCACATGGAGTGGCAGGCGGAGAACCCCAACGTCCAGTCTGTCCGCAGGGTGGCAAACTACTTCTGA